A region from the Actinomycetota bacterium genome encodes:
- the gltX gene encoding glutamate--tRNA ligase, with the protein MTDAVRCRFAPAPSGSLHVGSAHTALFNWMFARHHGGVFVLRVEDTDPERVVPGGIESVQAALSWLGLDWDEGPGVEGPFGPYIETQRFHLHREVANRFLAEGHAYRCYCTPEELEERRRQQQARGEAPGYDGRCRRLTEAERAAFEAEGRPAAVRFAIPEGRDVEFSDLVRGEVRFSNADLRDFIILRSDGTPTYLLASGVDDHLMEMTHVVRGEDLFPSTPRQILMVEALGAEPPTYAHLPLILGPDRAKLSKRHGAVAVEEFRDRGYLPEAMVNYLALLGWSPGGDEEVLPLEELIRRFDVTTVSHHPSIFDVEKFTWLNGVYVRRLPPDELARRLVGHLGVQDPQAAQVVEEAVPLIQERMSTLAEAGELLRFLFEDVEPDEDACKQIASVDPGYLRDAASRLEAVEEWTVEEIKRVLDDLAAGAGLNRTKGWQPVRAAVTGRRISPPLPESMALLGRERTVERLRRAEER; encoded by the coding sequence GTGACCGACGCGGTCCGGTGCCGGTTCGCGCCCGCGCCGAGCGGATCGCTCCACGTGGGGAGCGCCCACACCGCGCTGTTCAACTGGATGTTCGCCCGCCACCACGGCGGCGTGTTCGTGCTGCGGGTGGAGGACACCGACCCGGAACGGGTCGTCCCCGGCGGCATCGAGAGCGTCCAGGCCGCGCTGTCGTGGCTCGGGCTGGACTGGGACGAGGGGCCGGGTGTCGAGGGCCCCTTCGGGCCGTACATCGAGACCCAGCGGTTCCACCTGCACCGGGAGGTGGCGAACCGCTTCCTGGCGGAGGGACATGCCTACCGGTGCTACTGCACCCCGGAGGAGCTGGAGGAGCGCCGCCGGCAGCAGCAGGCCCGCGGCGAGGCGCCGGGCTACGACGGCCGGTGCCGCCGGCTGACCGAGGCCGAGCGCGCGGCGTTCGAGGCGGAGGGGCGGCCCGCGGCCGTCCGGTTCGCCATCCCCGAGGGACGCGACGTCGAGTTCTCCGACCTGGTGCGGGGCGAGGTCCGGTTCTCCAACGCGGACCTCCGCGATTTCATCATCCTGCGCTCGGACGGGACCCCCACCTACCTGCTGGCCTCGGGGGTCGACGACCACCTGATGGAGATGACCCACGTCGTGCGGGGCGAGGACCTGTTCCCGTCGACGCCGCGGCAGATCCTGATGGTCGAGGCGCTGGGCGCAGAACCGCCGACCTACGCGCACCTCCCCCTGATCCTGGGGCCGGACCGGGCCAAGCTCTCCAAGCGCCACGGGGCGGTGGCAGTGGAGGAGTTTCGCGACCGGGGCTACCTGCCCGAGGCGATGGTCAACTACCTAGCCCTGCTGGGCTGGTCACCCGGCGGCGACGAGGAGGTCCTGCCGCTCGAGGAGCTCATCCGCCGGTTCGACGTGACCACGGTGTCGCACCACCCGTCGATCTTCGACGTGGAGAAGTTCACCTGGTTGAACGGCGTCTACGTGCGCCGGCTCCCGCCGGACGAGCTGGCGAGACGGCTGGTGGGGCACCTCGGTGTGCAGGACCCCCAGGCCGCGCAGGTGGTCGAGGAGGCGGTCCCGCTGATCCAGGAACGCATGTCCACGCTGGCGGAGGCCGGCGAGCTGCTCCGGTTCCTGTTCGAGGACGTGGAACCGGACGAGGACGCCTGCAAGCAGATCGCCTCCGTGGACCCCGGATACCTCAGGGACGCGGCGTCCCGCCTGGAAGCGGTGGAGGAGTGGACGGTCGAGGAGATCAAGCGCGTGCTCGACGACCTGGCGGCGGGCGCGGGCCTGAACCGCACCAAGGGGTGGCAGCCCGTCCGGGCCGCCGTGACGGGCCGCAGGATCTCCCCGCCCCTTCCCGAGTCCATGGCGTTGCTGGGAAGGGAACGGACCGTCGAGCGGCTCCGGCGGGCCGAGGAGCGGTAG
- a CDS encoding fumarylacetoacetate hydrolase family protein: MRLVRFRFGDRIGTGAVEGGLVRLLRGTFFEDPVPTGDEVPLDDVRLLAPVLPSKVVAVGRNYAEHAAEMHEEVPDHPLVFLKPSTAVIGPGDPIPYPPISRELHYEGELAVVVGRLARRLALDQAERAILGYTCGNDLTLRDLQRTDGQWTRAKGFDGSCPLGPWIETELDPSDVAIRTRVNGEVRQDARTSDQTFGPAALVAFVSTFMTLLPGDVILTGTPAGVGPLAVGDRVEVDIEAIGVLVNTVVPG; the protein is encoded by the coding sequence ATGAGGTTGGTCAGGTTCCGGTTCGGGGATCGAATCGGCACGGGGGCAGTGGAGGGCGGCCTCGTCCGCCTGCTTCGGGGCACGTTCTTCGAGGACCCCGTGCCGACGGGCGACGAGGTCCCGCTGGACGACGTCCGCCTCCTCGCGCCGGTGCTTCCCTCGAAGGTCGTGGCGGTGGGCCGCAACTACGCGGAGCACGCCGCCGAGATGCACGAGGAGGTCCCGGACCACCCCCTGGTCTTCCTGAAGCCGTCCACCGCCGTGATCGGGCCCGGCGACCCCATCCCGTACCCGCCCATCAGCCGCGAGCTGCACTACGAGGGCGAGCTGGCCGTGGTGGTCGGGCGGCTGGCCCGGCGGCTCGCCCTCGACCAGGCGGAGCGGGCCATCCTGGGCTACACGTGCGGCAACGACCTGACCTTGCGGGACCTCCAGCGCACCGACGGGCAGTGGACCAGGGCCAAGGGGTTCGACGGCTCGTGTCCGCTGGGCCCGTGGATCGAGACGGAGCTCGATCCCTCCGATGTCGCCATCCGGACCCGGGTGAACGGCGAGGTCCGCCAGGACGCGCGGACCTCCGACCAGACGTTCGGGCCGGCGGCGCTGGTGGCGTTCGTGTCGACCTTCATGACCCTGCTGCCGGGGGACGTCATCCTGACCGGCACGCCGGCCGGGGTGGGCCCGCTGGCGGTGGGGGACCGGGTGGAGGTCGACATCGAGGCGATCGGCGTGCTGGTGAACACGGTGGTGCCGGGGTGA
- a CDS encoding type II toxin-antitoxin system death-on-curing family toxin, with translation MSGTEDRDEAIYLAIEDILSLYAEIFGCTGRQAADQLRTRDGLESALARPSAYAHYQGADLALQAAVLAHGIAEGQPFVEGNKRTALAACLTFLAINGHRVSASQQERASWILGLSEGDTPERLAERIRASLVPIDGHDSQ, from the coding sequence TTGTCCGGGACCGAAGACCGAGACGAGGCCATCTACCTCGCGATCGAGGACATCCTCTCCCTCTATGCGGAGATATTCGGCTGCACTGGGCGCCAGGCCGCGGACCAGCTGCGCACCCGCGACGGCCTCGAGTCTGCTCTCGCTCGCCCATCTGCATACGCCCATTACCAGGGAGCGGACCTGGCCCTGCAAGCGGCGGTGCTCGCTCACGGGATCGCTGAGGGCCAGCCCTTCGTCGAGGGGAACAAGCGCACGGCCCTGGCCGCCTGCCTGACCTTCCTGGCCATCAACGGCCACCGGGTCTCGGCCTCGCAGCAGGAGCGCGCCAGCTGGATCCTCGGTCTCAGCGAAGGCGACACCCCGGAACGTCTCGCCGAACGGATCCGCGCCTCGCTGGTGCCCATCGACGGCCATGACAGCCAATGA
- a CDS encoding type II toxin-antitoxin system Phd/YefM family antitoxin, with product MRVVGVRQLRDELASVMDGVARLGEVVITQRGEGRAVLMDLDRYNQLIERLEYLEDTLDALEGQRDGAVPIAELA from the coding sequence GTGAGAGTGGTCGGCGTCCGCCAGCTTCGGGACGAGCTCGCGTCGGTGATGGACGGGGTGGCTCGACTGGGCGAGGTCGTGATCACACAGCGCGGAGAGGGCAGGGCGGTGCTCATGGATCTCGACCGATACAACCAGTTGATCGAAAGGCTCGAGTACCTGGAGGACACCCTGGACGCCCTGGAGGGCCAACGGGACGGCGCCGTGCCCATCGCCGAACTTGCCTGA
- a CDS encoding type II toxin-antitoxin system RelE/ParE family toxin, whose product MPDRPPYLVLASPTAQRDFGRLPPGVKERIRAAMIALADDPRGQSEKLASEDAYRERVGDYRVAFRVDDSAQEVLVTRIKHRGDVYRR is encoded by the coding sequence TTGCCTGATCGGCCGCCCTACCTGGTTCTTGCCTCGCCGACAGCTCAACGGGACTTCGGGCGCCTGCCGCCTGGAGTCAAGGAGCGCATCCGTGCCGCGATGATCGCCCTGGCAGACGACCCTCGCGGGCAATCGGAGAAGCTAGCCAGCGAGGACGCCTATCGCGAGCGGGTTGGGGATTACCGAGTCGCGTTCCGGGTGGACGACTCGGCGCAAGAGGTGCTGGTCACTCGGATCAAGCACCGGGGCGACGTCTACCGACGCTGA
- a CDS encoding VOC family protein has translation MPDHRPNVFPFLRYEDAPAAVEWLCAAFGFEKRLVLPNDDGTIAHAELGLGPGVVMLGSTHGQDPLELRSPRSLGGMTQGIYIAVDDVDAHYERARAAGAEIVRVPEDQDYGSREYAARDPEGHIWTFGTYRPGAEGT, from the coding sequence ATGCCCGACCACCGGCCCAACGTCTTCCCGTTCCTGCGCTACGAGGATGCTCCCGCCGCCGTCGAGTGGCTGTGCGCGGCGTTCGGGTTCGAGAAGCGGCTGGTGCTGCCCAACGACGACGGAACCATCGCCCACGCCGAGCTCGGCCTGGGCCCCGGCGTGGTCATGCTCGGTTCCACCCACGGCCAGGATCCGCTGGAGCTGAGGAGTCCCCGAAGTCTCGGCGGCATGACCCAAGGGATCTACATCGCGGTGGACGACGTCGACGCGCACTACGAGCGAGCCCGGGCGGCCGGCGCCGAGATCGTCCGGGTGCCAGAGGACCAGGACTACGGATCCCGAGAGTACGCCGCCCGCGATCCCGAGGGTCACATCTGGACCTTCGGGACCTACCGCCCTGGCGCGGAAGGAACCTGA
- a CDS encoding branched-chain amino acid transaminase, which produces MPLAPVDKIWMDGELVDWNDARIHVLTHALHYGTGVFEGIRAYETKRGPAVFRLTDHIRRLFRSAHLYQIDMPFSFEAMVAACVETVRVNGLEACYIRPLVYRGSGEMGLNPLNAPVNVSVAVWSWENYLGEEALEQGATAKISSWKRSDHNIIPPGAKATGGYVNSGLAKVEALKAGYDEAIFLNMAGYVTDGTGENIFVVRDGALYTPPLSAGCLDGITRESVITIAQDLGYEVHERNLPRTDLYFADEAFFTGTAAEVCPIREIDDRSVGTNGLGPITKEIQSVFFGAVHGELDKYAGWLTYANE; this is translated from the coding sequence GTGCCGCTCGCGCCGGTGGACAAGATCTGGATGGATGGCGAGCTCGTGGACTGGAACGACGCCCGTATCCACGTCCTCACCCACGCGCTGCACTACGGGACCGGTGTGTTCGAGGGCATCCGTGCCTACGAGACCAAGCGTGGGCCCGCCGTGTTCCGCCTGACCGACCACATCCGGCGGCTGTTCCGCTCGGCGCACCTGTACCAGATCGACATGCCGTTCTCGTTCGAAGCCATGGTGGCGGCCTGCGTGGAGACGGTCCGCGTGAACGGCCTCGAGGCCTGCTACATCCGCCCCCTCGTCTACCGCGGCTCCGGCGAGATGGGCCTGAACCCGCTGAACGCCCCGGTGAACGTGTCCGTCGCCGTGTGGTCCTGGGAGAACTACCTGGGTGAGGAGGCGCTGGAGCAGGGAGCCACCGCCAAGATCTCGTCCTGGAAGCGCAGCGACCACAACATCATCCCGCCGGGCGCCAAGGCCACGGGCGGCTACGTCAACTCGGGCCTGGCCAAGGTGGAGGCGCTCAAGGCCGGCTACGACGAGGCCATCTTCCTGAACATGGCCGGCTACGTGACCGACGGGACCGGGGAGAACATCTTCGTGGTGCGGGACGGCGCCCTGTACACGCCGCCGCTGTCGGCGGGGTGCCTGGACGGCATCACCCGGGAGTCGGTCATCACCATCGCCCAGGACCTCGGATACGAGGTGCACGAGCGGAACCTTCCCCGGACGGACCTGTACTTCGCCGACGAGGCCTTCTTCACGGGGACGGCCGCAGAAGTGTGCCCGATCAGGGAGATCGACGACCGCTCGGTGGGCACGAACGGCCTGGGTCCGATCACCAAGGAGATCCAGAGCGTCTTCTTCGGCGCCGTCCACGGCGAGCTCGACAAGTACGCCGGCTGGCTCACGTACGCGAACGAGTAG
- a CDS encoding serine/threonine-protein kinase, with product MNGDTRIGSEIAGYRIERLIGKGGMSAVYLAEHLALGRKVAFKILAHELSQEQAFRDRFVRESRLAASIDHPNIVPIYDAGEAEGLLFIAMRYVDGTDLRAYLREFGPLSAGKTASIMGQVASALDAAHARGLVHRDVKPGNVLMVSNVGVEASDHVYLADFGLTKHALSVSGMTATGQFVGTIDYVAPEQIRGESVDGRTDVYSLGCMLYECLTGNPPFARDMEVSVLYAQLEEVPPRATDRRPELEPGIDDVIGRAMAKRPEDRYARAGELAAAARAELGGGIGEQAVLPSAASVRLLPRRRRAAWMAAGATMLLAVAAVAVVLLTRGGSKAVFPTGPNTVAVIDPARNAVTNGVAVGQRPSGIAFGEGAVWAVNFDDQTVSRIDPRSGTEVARPGGVGAATGIATGEGAVWVAETFSDTVSVIDPGLNKVSGTVPVPGAYAVAVGGGSVWVTSDTEDEVFRIDPQTEQQNGPPIGVGKRPNGIAADDSAVWVANSLSGTVARIDPTTANIVAGKIAIPCQPDQVAIGAGAAWVTCGQANEVAKIDPSKNAVVLTQKVGGSPTGIAVTSDGVWVACSDAGQVWRLNPSDGRVVARIPVHGSPAGIAVVNGQIWVTVQAP from the coding sequence ATGAACGGGGACACGCGGATCGGCTCAGAGATCGCCGGCTACCGCATCGAGCGGTTGATCGGGAAGGGCGGGATGAGCGCGGTCTATCTCGCGGAGCACCTGGCCCTCGGAAGGAAGGTCGCCTTCAAGATCCTCGCGCACGAGCTGTCCCAGGAGCAGGCCTTCCGGGACCGCTTCGTCCGCGAGTCGAGGCTGGCCGCTTCGATCGACCACCCGAACATCGTGCCGATCTACGACGCGGGGGAAGCAGAAGGGCTCCTGTTCATCGCCATGCGGTACGTCGACGGGACGGACCTCCGGGCCTATCTCCGCGAATTCGGGCCGCTCTCGGCCGGCAAGACCGCCTCGATCATGGGCCAGGTGGCGAGCGCCCTTGACGCCGCGCACGCCCGGGGGCTGGTGCACCGGGACGTGAAGCCCGGCAACGTGCTGATGGTCTCGAACGTGGGCGTCGAAGCCTCCGATCACGTCTACCTGGCCGACTTCGGCCTGACCAAGCACGCCCTGTCGGTCAGCGGCATGACGGCGACCGGACAGTTCGTCGGCACGATCGACTACGTCGCTCCCGAGCAGATACGGGGCGAGTCGGTGGACGGCCGGACCGACGTCTACTCACTCGGCTGCATGCTGTACGAGTGCCTCACCGGGAACCCCCCGTTCGCCAGGGACATGGAAGTGAGCGTCCTGTACGCCCAACTCGAGGAGGTGCCGCCCCGGGCGACCGATCGCCGTCCCGAGCTGGAGCCGGGCATCGACGACGTCATCGGGCGGGCCATGGCCAAGCGGCCGGAGGACCGGTACGCGAGGGCTGGGGAGCTCGCGGCGGCGGCGAGGGCTGAGCTGGGAGGCGGGATCGGCGAGCAGGCCGTGCTTCCGTCCGCGGCCAGCGTCCGCCTCTTGCCTCGCCGCAGGCGGGCGGCCTGGATGGCCGCAGGTGCCACCATGCTCCTGGCGGTGGCGGCCGTGGCGGTGGTCCTGCTCACTCGAGGCGGCAGCAAGGCCGTGTTCCCCACGGGTCCGAACACCGTTGCCGTGATCGACCCCGCCCGGAACGCGGTCACGAACGGGGTCGCGGTCGGGCAGCGGCCCTCCGGCATCGCGTTCGGCGAGGGGGCCGTATGGGCGGTGAACTTCGACGACCAGACCGTGTCGCGGATCGATCCGCGATCGGGGACGGAGGTGGCCAGGCCGGGAGGCGTTGGAGCGGCGACCGGGATCGCCACCGGCGAGGGTGCGGTGTGGGTGGCCGAGACGTTCTCCGACACGGTGTCGGTCATCGACCCGGGGCTGAACAAGGTCAGCGGAACGGTTCCTGTCCCCGGTGCCTATGCGGTCGCGGTCGGGGGCGGCTCGGTGTGGGTGACCAGCGACACGGAGGACGAGGTGTTCCGGATCGACCCGCAGACGGAGCAGCAGAACGGCCCGCCGATCGGCGTGGGGAAGCGGCCCAATGGCATCGCGGCCGACGACTCGGCGGTGTGGGTGGCGAACTCGCTGTCGGGCACCGTGGCCCGCATCGACCCCACGACCGCGAACATCGTGGCCGGCAAGATCGCCATCCCGTGCCAGCCCGACCAGGTGGCCATCGGCGCGGGTGCCGCCTGGGTCACCTGCGGTCAGGCCAACGAGGTCGCCAAGATCGATCCGAGCAAGAACGCGGTGGTCCTCACCCAGAAGGTCGGGGGGTCACCGACGGGCATCGCCGTGACGAGCGATGGCGTGTGGGTGGCGTGCAGCGATGCCGGCCAGGTGTGGCGCCTGAACCCGAGCGACGGACGCGTGGTGGCGAGAATCCCGGTCCACGGGAGCCCGGCCGGCATTGCGGTCGTGAACGGCCAGATCTGGGTGACGGTCCAGGCGCCCTGA
- a CDS encoding ABC transporter substrate-binding protein has translation MKRAAAILALLPLIAAACTGGGTTEHRRKSPVVQLPRGGTLRVAMPVLSVPLSLITTPDSPGALDPQLDGVPDASELFRCCLLRTLLSYNGHPTDQGGTQPRPDLADGMPEVSTDGLTWTFHLRRGIHYAPPLQSVEITAGDFVRALQREARLGTPAAGPGYSDLYSVIEGFDAYAQEEAGSISGLQTPDDHTLRVQLAQPASDLGFRLAMPAAAPIPPDPADPGAEFGAAEGHDTDYGRFLVASGPYMIEGAEHLDPSAPPAEQEPVSGFVPAQSLTLVRNPSWSRSTDDLRGAYADRIQITIGGTPDQAASKIERGKDDLVFYFGPPALSFSAEVLRRFQDDPNLGRIMVNPRDFVRALVMNVAEPPFDDIHVRKAVNLAVDKKRMVELAGGLTAGRPAGHIGMDSLENDLLLDYDPYRTPGDAGSVQLARAEMARSKYDANGDGRCDAAACRSVLALALDVQSALVPPVRQAFQEIGIHLHVVALDGATFFTRLEKPALHVPIGLFDGFFSGLYPNGAQFFPFFFSGGLYPLLGATPRKLRAWGYKVTKIPTVDDRIDQCLAIRGDAQPACWAALDKYLMEDVVPWVPYIYEADPELVSTRVAGYSFDQSVAMPALDQIALKPA, from the coding sequence GTGAAGCGCGCCGCCGCCATCCTCGCGCTCCTCCCCCTCATCGCAGCGGCCTGCACGGGGGGTGGCACGACCGAGCACCGCCGGAAGTCTCCAGTGGTACAGCTGCCTCGGGGCGGCACGCTGAGAGTGGCGATGCCGGTGTTGTCCGTCCCGCTCTCCCTCATCACTACGCCCGACTCGCCCGGGGCGCTCGATCCCCAGCTCGACGGCGTGCCCGACGCCTCGGAGCTGTTCCGGTGCTGCCTGCTCCGGACGCTGCTCTCCTACAACGGCCATCCCACGGACCAGGGGGGGACACAGCCCCGTCCGGACCTCGCGGACGGCATGCCGGAGGTATCCACGGACGGACTCACCTGGACCTTTCACCTCCGGCGGGGGATCCACTACGCCCCGCCGCTCCAGTCCGTCGAGATCACCGCCGGCGACTTCGTCCGGGCCCTCCAGCGCGAGGCCAGGCTGGGGACGCCCGCCGCGGGGCCAGGGTACTCGGACCTGTACTCGGTCATCGAGGGCTTCGACGCGTACGCGCAGGAGGAGGCCGGCTCGATCTCGGGGCTGCAGACCCCCGACGACCACACCCTACGCGTCCAGCTGGCGCAGCCGGCCAGCGACCTCGGCTTCCGGTTGGCGATGCCGGCGGCCGCACCCATCCCGCCCGACCCCGCGGACCCCGGCGCCGAGTTCGGCGCCGCCGAAGGCCACGACACGGACTACGGGCGGTTCCTGGTGGCCTCCGGCCCCTACATGATCGAAGGCGCCGAGCACCTCGACCCCTCGGCGCCGCCCGCGGAACAGGAGCCGGTCTCCGGATTCGTCCCAGCCCAGTCGCTCACCCTGGTTCGGAACCCGTCGTGGAGTCGGTCGACCGACGATCTGCGCGGGGCCTACGCCGACCGCATCCAGATCACCATTGGAGGCACGCCCGACCAGGCCGCCTCGAAGATCGAGCGGGGGAAGGACGATCTCGTCTTCTATTTCGGGCCGCCGGCGCTCTCCTTCTCGGCGGAGGTCCTGAGGCGTTTCCAGGACGACCCGAATCTGGGGCGGATCATGGTGAACCCCCGCGATTTCGTGCGCGCACTGGTCATGAACGTGGCGGAGCCCCCCTTCGACGACATCCACGTCCGCAAGGCCGTCAACCTGGCCGTGGACAAGAAACGGATGGTCGAGCTTGCAGGGGGGCTGACCGCTGGCCGGCCGGCGGGGCACATCGGGATGGACAGCCTGGAGAACGACCTGCTGCTGGACTACGACCCGTACCGAACGCCCGGAGATGCCGGGAGCGTGCAGCTGGCCCGGGCGGAGATGGCCCGATCGAAGTACGACGCGAACGGTGACGGCCGGTGCGACGCGGCCGCGTGCCGGAGCGTGTTGGCCCTGGCTCTCGACGTCCAGAGTGCCCTCGTGCCCCCCGTTCGGCAAGCCTTCCAGGAGATCGGCATCCATCTGCACGTGGTGGCGCTGGACGGAGCCACCTTCTTCACGCGGCTGGAGAAGCCGGCGCTGCACGTCCCGATCGGGCTGTTCGACGGCTTCTTCTCGGGGCTCTATCCGAACGGGGCACAGTTCTTCCCGTTCTTCTTCTCAGGTGGCCTGTATCCGCTGCTGGGTGCGACGCCGCGCAAGCTGCGCGCATGGGGCTACAAGGTGACGAAGATCCCCACCGTGGACGACCGGATCGATCAGTGCCTGGCCATCCGGGGCGATGCCCAGCCGGCGTGCTGGGCGGCGCTGGACAAGTACCTCATGGAGGACGTGGTCCCGTGGGTCCCGTACATCTACGAGGCCGACCCGGAGCTGGTCTCGACCCGGGTGGCCGGCTATTCCTTCGACCAGAGCGTCGCCATGCCCGCACTCGACCAGATTGCCCTGAAGCCGGCCTGA
- a CDS encoding ABC transporter substrate-binding protein: MRRLAAILALLALVAAACTGGGTTEHRRKSPVVQLARGGTLRVAMPAWLGSDITIPNSPTALDPHLEASFDASELFRCCLLRTLLSYNGHPTDQGGTQLRPDLADGMPDVSPDGLTWTFHLQRGIRYAPPLQSVEITAQDFVRALDRDARLVSPATGGPPSYFSVIQGFDAYAQKEAGSISGLQAPDDHTLRVQLAQPAGDLGFRLALPAAAPIPPDPADPGAEFGAAEGHDAGYGRFLVASGPYTIEGSEHLDPSAPPGEQAPVSGFVPGKFLTLVRNPSWNRSTDDLRAAYADRIEVTIGGTPDQAASKLEQGKTDLVFYVGPPPQYSAGVVRRLRDNPDLGRVIVSPRDFVRALIMNVAEPPFDDIHVRKAANLVVDKKRMIELAGGAAAGRPAGHLGLDSLENDLLLNYDPYRTPGDAGSVRLARAEMAQSKYDANGDGRCDAPACRSVLALAGPLFPALLPPVRQAFEEIGIRLHVVVLDPPTLFARLANPALHVGMGLFIGVFKDYPNGAQFFPGLFSSEGIGANNFSLVGASPDDLSTWGYTATQVPTVDDRIDQCLPIRGDAQTSCWAALDKYLMEDVVPWVPYIGEAHVDLVSSRLASFSFDRASPSPRSTRLP; this comes from the coding sequence GTGAGGCGTCTGGCGGCCATCCTCGCCCTCCTCGCCTTGGTGGCCGCGGCCTGCACGGGTGGCGGGACCACGGAGCACCGGCGGAAGTCTCCGGTGGTGCAACTGGCTCGGGGCGGCACGCTCAGGGTGGCGATGCCGGCGTGGCTCGGCTCCGACATCACCATCCCCAATTCGCCCACAGCGCTCGATCCACACCTCGAGGCCTCGTTCGACGCAAGCGAGCTGTTCCGGTGTTGCCTGCTCCGGACGCTGCTTTCCTACAACGGCCATCCCACGGACCAGGGGGGGACACAGCTCCGCCCGGACCTCGCGGACGGCATGCCGGACGTGTCCCCGGACGGACTGACCTGGACCTTTCACCTCCAGCGGGGGATCCGCTACGCCCCGCCGCTCCAGTCGGTCGAGATCACGGCTCAGGACTTCGTCCGGGCACTCGATCGTGATGCCAGGCTGGTGTCGCCCGCCACCGGCGGCCCCCCGAGCTATTTCTCGGTCATCCAGGGCTTCGACGCGTACGCCCAGAAGGAGGCCGGCTCGATCTCGGGGCTCCAGGCTCCCGACGACCACACCCTGCGCGTCCAGCTGGCGCAGCCGGCGGGCGACCTCGGCTTCCGCCTGGCGCTGCCGGCGGCCGCGCCCATCCCCCCCGACCCGGCCGATCCGGGCGCCGAGTTCGGCGCGGCCGAGGGGCACGACGCCGGGTACGGGCGGTTCCTGGTGGCCTCCGGCCCCTACACGATCGAGGGCAGCGAGCACCTCGATCCTTCGGCCCCGCCCGGGGAGCAGGCCCCGGTTTCCGGGTTCGTTCCCGGGAAGTTCCTCACCCTGGTTCGGAACCCTTCCTGGAACCGGTCGACCGACGACCTCCGCGCCGCCTATGCCGACCGCATCGAGGTCACCATCGGAGGTACGCCAGACCAGGCCGCCTCGAAGCTCGAGCAGGGGAAGACCGATCTCGTGTTCTACGTGGGCCCGCCACCGCAGTACTCCGCCGGGGTCGTGCGGCGCCTCCGGGACAACCCGGACCTGGGGCGGGTCATCGTGAGCCCCCGTGACTTCGTGCGGGCCCTGATCATGAACGTGGCAGAGCCACCCTTCGACGACATCCACGTCCGCAAGGCCGCCAACCTGGTCGTGGACAAGAAGCGAATGATCGAGCTGGCCGGGGGAGCGGCAGCCGGCCGGCCGGCCGGGCACCTCGGATTGGACAGCCTGGAGAACGACCTGCTCCTGAACTACGACCCGTACCGAACGCCCGGGGATGCCGGAAGCGTGCGGCTGGCCCGGGCGGAGATGGCGCAGTCGAAGTACGACGCGAACGGTGACGGCCGGTGCGACGCCCCGGCATGCCGGAGTGTGTTGGCGTTGGCCGGCCCGTTGTTCCCTGCCCTCCTGCCTCCCGTTCGGCAGGCCTTCGAGGAGATCGGCATCCGTCTGCATGTCGTGGTCCTCGACCCACCGACCCTTTTTGCCCGGCTGGCGAACCCGGCGCTGCACGTCGGGATGGGGCTGTTCATCGGCGTTTTCAAGGACTATCCGAACGGGGCACAGTTCTTCCCGGGCCTCTTCTCCAGTGAAGGGATCGGCGCCAACAACTTCTCGCTGGTGGGCGCGTCGCCGGATGACCTGAGCACATGGGGCTACACGGCGACGCAGGTCCCGACCGTCGACGACCGGATCGATCAGTGCCTGCCCATTCGGGGTGATGCCCAGACATCGTGCTGGGCGGCACTCGACAAGTACCTCATGGAGGACGTGGTCCCGTGGGTCCCCTACATCGGCGAGGCTCACGTGGACCTGGTCTCGAGCCGGCTGGCCAGCTTCTCGTTCGACAGAGCGTCGCCCTCCCCGCGCTCGACCAGATTGCCCTGA